The Silene latifolia isolate original U9 population chromosome X, ASM4854445v1, whole genome shotgun sequence genome contains the following window.
tcaataatcaaaacccccaaatagTGACATTAGatagatagaatagacaagtagatagtaaatcgcctccctgtggagatcgaccctacttaccgctaacttctgttagtagtaatctaggtatttatttttggtacagaaacgaccgtataaaattttgcaaagatagtatttcttcagttggtCCAAATTCGTAGGATTTGTGAAGTCATTTCCATCCAAATCTGTTAAGCGAACAGCGCCTCCTGACAAAATCTTCTTTACCAAATAAGGGCCTGCCCAATTTGGTTTAAACTTACCCCTCGGGTTAGTAGGTActagagctctaaccgacttgagaaCCAGATCACCCTCACTAATTCCCCTCGGTTTCACCTTCTTGTTGAAAGCTCTCTCTATCCTTTTCTGGTAGAGTTGGACATGGTACAATGCATTCAAACGCCGTTCGTCGAGCATAACTAGTGAATCATATCTTGCTTGAACCCAATCTGCTTCAGGAACCTGGCTTTCTAGTAGGATCCTTAGGGATGGCACCTCTAATTCAACAGGTTGGACCGCTTCCATCCCATATACCAAGTAATACGGGGTTACTCCCATGGCTGTTCTGATTGAAGTTTTATACCCCCATAATGCGAAGGGTATCATCTCTAGCCACTCCTTATAATTGTCAGACATTTTCTTTAAGATGGTCGTGATTGTTTTATTAGCCGCTTCTACCGTGCCGTTTGTTTAAGGACGGTAAGGTGatgacttgtggtgtttgatcttATACTTTTCGAGTATAACTACAGCCTTATCTTGGAAATGGGTTCCATGATCGCTGATGAACTCATGTGGTACTCCGTACCGACAAATGatgtcattctgaatgaactaTGCTACTTGCTTTGCTTTTAGCACTTTGTAAGACTTAgcctctacccacttcgtgaagtagttaattgcaacaaggataaaacaatgcCCTCTAGTTCCTGATGGATTTACTTttccaatgatgtcgattccccaggctgaaaatggccagggtgacgtcatggtgtataacatAGAAGGTGTTATATGCTGTACATACATTCGCGAATATCCGACAATTGTGATAGTGCTTGACATATTTGCAACAACTTGTTTCTATCGTTGTCCAATAATAACCAAGCCTTATGATCTTACGGACtaacatatgggcattcatgtgtagCCAACATTCACCGTCATGGACTTCCTCCATAACCTTTTCAGCTGTCGGTTTGTCGATGCATCGCAACAAAACACTTTGAGccgtcttcttgtacaattgcccATCATCGGTCTTAATGAACTGGGCGGATAACATTCGCAGAGCACGCTTCCTGCGCGTGTCAAGGTCGGGAGGATACTCTCTTGTTTCCTTGAATTTCGAAATGGTTGTGTACCAGGGTTCGATTTCACCTTCCTCGGCATCATCGATTACATTTACATAGGCAGGTAATGATCTTCGTTTGACACATATTGGCATATTGTCTATGTGGTCGGGGATGTTGATCAGGGTATCTAGCTTGGACAGCgcatctgcaaactgattttcctcTCTCGGGAGGTGAACATATCGAATATCTTCAAAATACTTTTCCAATTCTTCGATTCTGGTTTCATATGGGGCCAAACTTTGGCTCTTAATTTTCTATGACCCACTCACTTGATTAATCACAAGGGACGAGTCTCCATATACTAACAATTTCTTCACACCCAAGTCAAAAGCACTACGTAAACCACGcaaacatgcttcatattcagcggcgttgtttGTGACATTGAAATCCAGTTTAATGGATACGGGCACGTGTTCACCTGTTGGCGAGATAAGAAGAATGCCCACTCCATATCCCATATAGTTCGATGGTCCATAGAAATACaaatcccatacgtcattctcaacGTGAACCACGtcttcgtcgggaaatgaccaagtgtcaaCGACTTCTGTTTCTTCGAATGGGTTGTCGGCGAGGAAATCGGCAACCATCGTTccctttcaaaggtacatatttaaGATCGAACTCTGATAACATAAGGGTCCATCTCGATATTCTTCCATTTAtcactggtttttcaaacaagtacttgatCGGTTCCATTTTGGAGTAGACACTCACactgtagctaagcatgtaatgtcttAATTTCTTCGTTGCCCAAACTAGGGCCAAACACTTCTTTTCAAGAGGTGTATACTTTACATCATAGTCTAAGAaatttttgttgatgtagtaaatagctctttcttctttgtcaacTGTTGGGCTAACATAGCCTTCATCGCTGTATACGTAAAAGTTAGGTATAGCGATAACGGCAGCCCGGCTACTGGTGGGCTTAAAACTGGTGGAGAAGACAATACTTCCTTTATTTAATAGAATGCGGCCTGACACTGGTCATCCCAAATAACGTGTTCTCCGACCTTCAGTTTCTTAAAGATCAACTCACAAATCATTGTCAACTTCGCGACGAAATGGCTTATGTATTGAACTCTTCCCGGGAAACCTCGAGTTTCTTTCTCGGTCTCGGGATGGGGCATTTCCATAATGGCTTTTATCTTTGATGGGTCTACTTTGATGCCGCGATGGCTAACGAtatgacccaacagtttgccagAGGTGACCCCGAAAGCACACTTCTGCGGATTCAGTCTTatgttgtactttcgcaatcTTTGAAAGAATTTTCGTAGCGCTCCAAGATGGCCACTACGTTCGTTTGACTTGactatcatgtcatcgacataaacttCAACTTCTTTGTGTATCATATCGTGTAGCAACGTCGTTGTCATTCTCTGGTACGTTGCCCCGACATTtatcaaaccaaaaggcattactgtgtaacaataggttccccattgtgaCGTAAATGTTGTCTTATTCATTTCTTCCTCGaccatcttaatctgattgtaaCCGGCATATGCATCCATGAAAGATAGTAATGCATGATTTGTGGTATTGTCAACTAAgatatcgatgtgaggtaatggaaaGTCATCCTTCAGACTAAATTTGTTCAGATCCCGAAAGTCCACACACGCGCGAACCTTACCATCTTTTTTCGGTACTGGCACTACATTGGTGACCCAATATGAATATTCTGGCACTTTGATGAACCGGCTTTGAGTTGTTTATCAATTTCTTCCTTAACCTTTAAAGACTACTCCGAACGCATTCTGCGTAGCTTCTGCTTTACTAGTTTAAACCTTGGTTTGATCGAAATCCTGTgttctgcaatttccctatcgaTTCCTGGAATGTCtatgtaggaccatgcgaaaacatctttgagcTCACCCAGAAGGTCAAAGAACCCTTCTCTTTCTACAGGATCTAAGGTAATTCCTAtcttaagctcctgtggttctaggGTGGTTCCCAcgttgatagtttcggtatcttcgatcacCGAGTTTCTTTGGTCATATTCTTCTAACCCTTAAACCAATTGTGGAGGTGGTTCTACCTATTCTTCCTCTTCTTCAACCTGTTCGCCTTCGGcctcattctcaatgtcactactaa
Protein-coding sequences here:
- the LOC141620006 gene encoding uncharacterized protein LOC141620006, whose translation is MSDNYKEWLEMIPFALWGYKTSIRTAMGVTPYYLVYGMEAVQPVELEVPSLRILLESQVPEADWVQARYDSLVMLDERRLNALYHVQLYQKRIERAFNKKVKPRGISEGDLVLKSVRALVPTNPRE